The following are encoded in a window of Clostridium thermarum genomic DNA:
- a CDS encoding ABC-F family ATP-binding cassette domain-containing protein gives MIVMSCKNIHKSYGVDVILEDITFNINEGDKVGLIGANGAGKSTLFKILTGQLSQDSGEVYIDKGKTIGYLSQHLSLDSTSTIYEEALKVFQDLINLEKKMADLEEKLNEPYDASKEDYHNRIIREYTTTCELLEKRGGYTYKGEVHRVLTGLGFTEEDFSKNINILSGGQKTRAALCKLLLTKPDIILLDEPTNHLDLNAIEWLEDYLKAYKGTIVVISHDRFFLDSVTNATFELLRGKMKCYNASYTKFIELRKKDYEVQLKAYKLQQAEIKRQEEIIERYRSYNREKSIKAAESREKQLARMERIDATVTDERGAKISFEAMIKSGNDVLHAERLSKSYGDKTLFTNVAFDIKRGDKTALIGENGRGKTTLFKIILDKVKPDTGFVYTGKNVQPGYYDQEQSDLHEDKTVIDEVWDEFPNMTTTELRNALAAFLFTGDDVFKIISTLSGGEKCRINLLKLMLSKNNLLLLDEPTNHLDIMSREALEDALIDYDGTLIVISHDRYFLNKVINKIYELNIDGIKEYLGNYNYYVEKKKNTRHFEELEQLEGGMTKTKLQEERRKKKDLEKAQKEQAQRVKNLEAFIAKKEENLRELNDKLCLEEVYSNPEKSQQVHKQISELESEIEKLYEEWEELV, from the coding sequence ATGATAGTAATGAGTTGTAAAAATATACACAAGAGTTACGGTGTAGACGTAATACTGGAGGACATAACCTTTAACATAAACGAAGGTGATAAGGTTGGTCTTATAGGAGCTAACGGAGCCGGTAAGTCCACCTTATTCAAAATATTGACAGGGCAGCTGTCACAGGACAGCGGAGAGGTCTATATAGACAAGGGAAAGACCATTGGCTACTTGTCTCAGCATCTCTCTTTGGACAGTACCAGTACAATTTATGAAGAAGCTCTAAAGGTTTTTCAAGATTTGATTAATTTAGAGAAAAAGATGGCTGACTTAGAAGAAAAGTTAAATGAACCTTATGATGCTTCCAAAGAAGATTATCACAATAGAATAATAAGGGAATACACCACCACTTGCGAACTTTTAGAAAAAAGAGGCGGCTATACTTATAAGGGCGAGGTTCACCGTGTACTTACAGGTTTAGGCTTTACCGAGGAAGACTTTTCAAAGAACATAAATATTCTAAGCGGAGGCCAAAAGACAAGGGCTGCTCTTTGCAAGCTACTGCTTACAAAACCAGATATAATTTTGCTGGATGAACCTACGAACCATTTGGATTTAAACGCCATAGAGTGGTTGGAAGATTATCTTAAAGCCTACAAAGGAACCATAGTGGTCATATCCCATGACAGATTCTTTTTGGACTCTGTAACCAATGCAACTTTTGAACTGCTCCGCGGCAAGATGAAATGCTATAATGCCAGCTATACAAAGTTTATTGAGCTGCGTAAGAAGGATTACGAGGTCCAGTTAAAGGCTTATAAGCTCCAGCAGGCTGAAATAAAAAGACAAGAAGAAATTATCGAGCGTTATCGGTCTTATAACCGTGAAAAGAGTATAAAGGCTGCAGAAAGCCGTGAAAAACAATTGGCAAGAATGGAGCGAATTGATGCTACTGTTACCGATGAAAGAGGTGCAAAGATTTCCTTTGAAGCCATGATAAAGAGCGGCAATGATGTTTTACATGCGGAAAGGCTGTCTAAAAGCTATGGGGATAAAACCTTGTTTACCAATGTGGCTTTTGATATAAAGCGTGGAGACAAAACTGCTTTAATCGGTGAAAACGGAAGGGGAAAAACTACTTTATTTAAAATAATTTTAGATAAGGTTAAACCCGATACCGGTTTTGTCTATACCGGCAAAAATGTTCAACCTGGCTACTATGATCAGGAGCAATCTGACCTTCATGAAGATAAGACTGTAATAGATGAAGTTTGGGATGAGTTCCCCAATATGACCACCACAGAGCTCAGAAATGCTCTGGCAGCCTTCTTATTTACCGGAGATGATGTGTTCAAGATTATTTCTACCCTAAGCGGCGGTGAAAAATGCAGAATAAATCTGTTAAAGCTTATGCTTTCCAAGAACAATCTGCTGCTGTTGGATGAGCCCACTAATCACTTAGACATCATGTCCCGTGAAGCCCTGGAGGACGCCCTCATAGATTATGATGGTACCTTGATAGTAATATCCCATGACAGATATTTTCTGAATAAAGTTATAAACAAAATATATGAGCTTAATATAGACGGAATCAAGGAATACCTGGGCAACTATAACTACTATGTAGAAAAGAAAAAAAACACCCGCCATTTTGAAGAACTTGAGCAGTTGGAAGGCGGTATGACAAAGACCAAGCTTCAGGAAGAAAGAAGGAAAAAGAAGGACTTGGAGAAGGCTCAAAAAGAACAGGCCCAAAGGGTTAAAAATCTTGAAGCCTTCATAGCTAAAAAGGAAGAGAACCTAAGAGAGCTCAATGATAAGCTGTGCCTTGAAGAAGTTTACTCAAATCCTGAGAAGAGTCAGCAAGTTCATAAACAGATCAGTGAACTGGAAAGTGAAATTGAAAAACTGTATGAGGAATGGGAAGAGCTTGTTTAG
- a CDS encoding S1C family serine protease — translation MEFNRNNNENNNSYNNENYNQNYNQNNNESYNQNEGNLNASNGYNRYGQYNQGGNGYTFNAANSNTQNMNYTTPVDVSYSAYVQQRPKKKRGGFRRAMSYILTGVICATIGAGASLGAAFYILPNTTLFEQTPLYKSVAENSAVNSVPYDLHPTTTAPEEGALTITEIVKKVGPAVVGVSVKSVAGIDWFGNERISEGIGSGMIINEEGYVLTNYHVISGAQDVKVILNNGKEVNAKVVNYNASQDIAVVKIAEDIKVPGVVELGNSSSLQVGETVVAIGNPLGKEFLGSVTSGIISAVNRNLGDSNVPYIQTDAAINNGNSGGPLLNSRGQVIGINTAKIDTTGTNSVDGMGFAIPIDLVKEQIPDLSKPILMIGISGRDIDAATAKANNLVEGAYIQSVQEFSPAEMAGLRPGDVITKFNGQKVKTIAEINALKSKLNAGDVVKIEVYRNGKYKELELTLRES, via the coding sequence ATGGAATTCAACAGAAACAACAATGAAAATAATAATTCGTATAATAATGAAAACTATAACCAGAATTATAACCAAAACAATAATGAAAGCTATAATCAAAATGAAGGTAATTTAAATGCAAGCAATGGATACAACCGCTACGGACAATATAACCAAGGGGGAAATGGCTATACCTTTAACGCTGCAAATAGCAACACCCAGAACATGAACTATACAACACCGGTAGATGTAAGCTATAGTGCTTATGTACAACAGAGACCAAAGAAGAAAAGAGGCGGCTTTAGAAGGGCCATGTCTTATATTTTGACAGGTGTAATATGTGCAACCATTGGAGCCGGTGCTTCACTTGGAGCGGCCTTCTATATTTTACCCAATACTACATTATTCGAGCAGACTCCACTGTATAAGAGTGTTGCTGAAAACAGTGCTGTAAATTCAGTACCTTATGACCTTCATCCAACTACAACAGCACCGGAAGAAGGGGCCTTAACTATAACTGAAATAGTTAAAAAGGTTGGACCGGCGGTTGTTGGTGTATCAGTTAAGAGTGTGGCCGGAATAGATTGGTTCGGAAATGAAAGGATTTCAGAGGGTATCGGGTCTGGAATGATTATAAATGAAGAGGGCTATGTACTAACAAACTACCATGTAATATCCGGTGCTCAAGACGTTAAGGTTATACTAAACAACGGTAAGGAAGTAAACGCAAAGGTAGTAAATTACAATGCTTCTCAGGATATTGCCGTAGTTAAGATTGCAGAAGATATCAAAGTGCCCGGTGTAGTTGAACTTGGTAATTCCTCCAGCCTACAAGTTGGTGAGACTGTTGTTGCTATAGGAAATCCTCTTGGAAAGGAATTCTTGGGATCAGTAACCAGCGGTATAATAAGTGCCGTTAACAGAAACCTTGGAGACTCAAATGTACCTTATATCCAGACTGACGCAGCTATAAACAATGGTAACAGTGGTGGACCGCTTTTAAATTCAAGAGGACAGGTAATTGGAATAAATACAGCTAAGATTGATACAACAGGTACAAATAGTGTAGACGGAATGGGCTTTGCAATTCCAATTGATCTAGTTAAGGAGCAAATTCCGGACTTATCAAAGCCGATTTTGATGATAGGTATATCCGGAAGAGATATAGATGCTGCTACAGCTAAAGCAAATAACTTAGTTGAAGGGGCCTATATTCAGAGTGTTCAGGAATTTAGTCCAGCAGAAATGGCTGGTCTTCGTCCCGGTGATGTCATTACAAAGTTTAACGGACAAAAGGTAAAGACTATAGCAGAAATAAATGCCTTAAAGTCTAAGCTTAATGCCGGAGATGTGGTTAAGATAGAGGTATATAGAAACGGAAAGTATAAGGAATTAGAGCTTACTTTAAGAGAAAGCTAA
- the hisE gene encoding phosphoribosyl-ATP diphosphatase: MMTENVIQALYQVIQERKACPMEGSYTNYLFKSGLDKILKKIGEESTEVIVAAKNKDKVETVTEICDLCYHILVLMAQKEIELNEIEAELEKRRQKIGNKKAEKAEVTVL; this comes from the coding sequence ATCATGACTGAGAATGTAATACAAGCTCTATATCAGGTGATTCAAGAAAGAAAAGCCTGCCCCATGGAAGGCTCTTATACAAACTACCTCTTCAAGAGTGGTTTAGATAAAATATTAAAGAAAATAGGGGAGGAATCCACAGAGGTAATTGTGGCAGCAAAAAATAAGGATAAAGTGGAAACAGTCACAGAAATATGTGATCTCTGTTATCATATCCTGGTTCTCATGGCCCAAAAAGAAATAGAATTAAATGAAATAGAAGCAGAACTAGAAAAAAGGCGGCAAAAGATAGGTAATAAAAAAGCAGAAAAAGCTGAAGTGACAGTGCTGTAA
- the hisI gene encoding phosphoribosyl-AMP cyclohydrolase — protein MTEIKNLKYNAEGLIPAIVQHYQSKEVLMLAYMNEESIRLTLRTGKTWFWSRSRQKLWNKGESSGHFQYVKDIFIDCDQDTLLILVDQIGPACHTGSFSCFYRRFNQ, from the coding sequence ATGACTGAGATAAAAAATCTAAAGTATAACGCCGAGGGACTTATACCGGCCATTGTACAGCATTACCAATCAAAAGAAGTGTTAATGCTTGCCTATATGAATGAAGAATCAATAAGGCTCACATTGAGAACGGGGAAGACATGGTTCTGGAGCCGGTCAAGACAAAAGCTTTGGAATAAAGGTGAAAGCTCAGGGCACTTTCAATATGTAAAAGATATTTTTATAGATTGTGACCAGGATACATTATTGATATTGGTAGACCAAATAGGCCCGGCTTGTCATACCGGCAGTTTCAGTTGCTTTTATAGAAGATTCAATCAGTGA
- the hisF gene encoding imidazole glycerol phosphate synthase subunit HisF → MLTKRIIPCLDVNMGRVVKGINFVNLRDVGDPVEIAEYYNEQGADELVFLDITATHEGRGTILEVVRRTAEKVFIPLTVGGGIRDVEDFKEILRAGADKISINSAAVRDKYLISRAADKFGSQCVVVAVDGRMRQDCRGWNVVINGGRIDTGLDLLEWVREVQRLGAGEILLTSMDADGTKYGFDIAMTKAVTETVNIPVIASGGCGSLDHFSQVFQETKADAALAASLFHFRELTVKEVKEYLHKKNIPVRR, encoded by the coding sequence ATGCTTACTAAGAGAATTATTCCATGTTTAGATGTAAATATGGGCCGAGTGGTTAAAGGAATTAACTTTGTAAATTTGAGGGATGTAGGAGATCCGGTGGAAATCGCTGAGTACTACAATGAACAGGGGGCAGATGAACTGGTTTTTCTTGATATTACAGCCACCCATGAGGGGAGAGGCACCATACTGGAGGTCGTCAGGAGGACTGCGGAAAAGGTCTTTATACCTCTTACCGTTGGCGGCGGCATCCGGGATGTGGAAGACTTCAAAGAAATCCTTCGGGCTGGGGCGGATAAAATTTCCATAAACTCTGCAGCTGTAAGAGACAAATATCTAATCAGCAGAGCAGCAGATAAGTTCGGAAGCCAATGCGTGGTAGTGGCGGTGGATGGTAGAATGCGCCAAGACTGCAGGGGCTGGAACGTTGTAATCAATGGCGGCAGAATTGACACCGGCTTGGATCTACTGGAATGGGTAAGAGAAGTGCAAAGGCTGGGGGCCGGTGAAATACTTCTGACCAGCATGGATGCAGATGGAACAAAGTATGGCTTTGATATTGCCATGACTAAGGCTGTTACAGAAACCGTGAATATTCCGGTGATAGCCTCCGGAGGGTGCGGCAGCCTTGATCACTTTTCCCAAGTATTTCAAGAAACTAAGGCGGATGCTGCACTGGCGGCCTCCTTGTTTCATTTTAGAGAATTGACAGTGAAAGAGGTAAAAGAGTACTTGCATAAAAAAAACATACCGGTAAGGAGATAG
- the hisA gene encoding 1-(5-phosphoribosyl)-5-[(5-phosphoribosylamino)methylideneamino]imidazole-4-carboxamide isomerase, with protein sequence MIIIPAIDIRQGRCVRLYQGDFSKTTVVGEDPLKVAESFQETGAEYIHMVDLDGALMGYPFNEEVIVKLVSVINVPVELGGGIRDLKTIDKLINRGISRVILGSAALKNPKMVVEAVKEFGKHIAVGIDAKDGRVTIEGWLNTSDVHYIDFALKMEDIGVDNIIFTDISRDGTLEGPNLQQLAALKEKVSCKITASGGIKDIEDIKALKAMEIYGAITGKAIYDGTLSLAEALKI encoded by the coding sequence ATGATTATAATTCCGGCTATAGATATTAGACAAGGAAGATGTGTGAGGCTCTACCAAGGGGATTTTTCCAAAACTACCGTAGTGGGAGAAGACCCCTTGAAGGTGGCAGAAAGTTTTCAGGAAACCGGTGCAGAATACATTCACATGGTGGATTTGGACGGTGCCCTGATGGGCTATCCCTTCAATGAAGAAGTTATTGTGAAGCTTGTATCGGTAATAAATGTACCTGTAGAACTTGGCGGAGGCATTAGGGATTTAAAGACAATAGACAAGCTTATAAACCGGGGCATAAGCAGGGTAATCTTAGGCAGTGCGGCGCTGAAAAATCCCAAAATGGTGGTGGAAGCGGTTAAAGAATTTGGAAAGCACATAGCTGTGGGAATAGATGCAAAAGATGGAAGAGTCACCATAGAGGGCTGGCTGAACACCAGTGATGTCCACTATATAGATTTTGCTCTTAAAATGGAGGACATCGGTGTAGACAATATAATTTTCACTGATATAAGCAGGGACGGAACCTTGGAGGGACCTAATCTTCAGCAGCTGGCGGCATTAAAAGAAAAGGTAAGCTGTAAAATTACTGCCTCCGGTGGAATTAAGGACATAGAAGACATCAAAGCTTTGAAGGCTATGGAGATCTATGGAGCTATAACCGGAAAAGCCATATATGACGGCACTCTTTCCTTGGCTGAGGCACTGAAAATTTAA
- the hisH gene encoding imidazole glycerol phosphate synthase subunit HisH — MIGIVDYGMGNLRSVQKAFEALDYEAFISSDREELSRAKGLILPGVGAFPDAMKNIISNGLDLLIKEFARENRPILGICLGMQLLFDISYEVSECRGLSLIKGKVLKLDESLKVPHMGWNDLYLAKQCPLLKEVEEGNFVYFVHSYYVELENLQNLNAFSIYGIKVPAIVSRGNVFGAQFHPEKSGSIGMKILRNFGELVK, encoded by the coding sequence TTGATAGGTATTGTAGATTATGGCATGGGAAATCTAAGGAGCGTGCAAAAGGCTTTTGAAGCTTTAGACTATGAGGCTTTCATAAGCAGTGACAGGGAAGAACTTTCACGAGCAAAAGGCCTGATACTGCCGGGGGTTGGGGCCTTCCCTGATGCCATGAAAAATATAATTAGCAACGGACTAGACCTACTGATCAAGGAATTTGCAAGAGAAAACAGGCCAATTCTTGGAATATGCCTGGGGATGCAGCTGCTTTTCGATATAAGTTATGAGGTTAGTGAATGTAGAGGCCTAAGCCTGATTAAGGGAAAGGTTCTAAAACTGGATGAAAGCTTAAAAGTTCCCCATATGGGGTGGAATGATTTATATCTGGCCAAGCAGTGTCCTCTTCTGAAGGAAGTTGAAGAGGGCAATTTTGTATATTTCGTTCATTCCTATTATGTAGAGCTGGAGAATCTTCAGAACTTAAATGCCTTTTCTATTTATGGAATTAAAGTGCCGGCAATAGTAAGCCGGGGAAATGTATTTGGAGCTCAATTTCATCCGGAAAAGAGCGGAAGTATAGGAATGAAGATCTTAAGAAACTTCGGGGAGTTGGTTAAATGA
- the hisB gene encoding imidazoleglycerol-phosphate dehydratase HisB — protein sequence MSRIETQSRQTKETDIKVTINLDGDGTCNIDSGIGFFDHMLHLMAVHGRMNLDLKAVGDLQVDCHHTVEDTGIILGSCIKAALGDKAGIKRYGTAYTPMDEALAFVALDISGRPYLVFDAEFTVDRVGELDTDMVEEFFRALAYNAGITLHIKIMYGKNSHHKIEAIFKAFGRALRKAVTIDENIKGVMSTKGML from the coding sequence ATGAGTAGAATTGAAACCCAATCCAGACAGACAAAGGAAACAGATATAAAGGTGACCATAAATTTAGACGGTGACGGAACCTGTAATATAGACAGCGGCATTGGCTTTTTTGATCATATGCTCCATCTGATGGCTGTCCATGGAAGAATGAATCTAGACTTAAAAGCTGTGGGTGACTTACAGGTGGACTGCCATCACACCGTTGAAGACACAGGTATAATCTTAGGCAGCTGTATAAAAGCAGCCCTGGGAGATAAGGCCGGAATCAAAAGATATGGAACGGCTTACACACCTATGGATGAGGCTTTGGCCTTCGTGGCCTTGGACATAAGCGGTCGTCCTTATCTGGTCTTTGATGCAGAGTTCACTGTTGATAGAGTGGGGGAGTTAGATACTGATATGGTAGAGGAATTTTTCAGGGCCTTAGCATACAATGCAGGAATAACCCTCCATATTAAGATAATGTATGGCAAAAATAGTCATCATAAAATAGAAGCTATTTTCAAGGCCTTTGGAAGAGCTTTGAGGAAGGCAGTAACTATTGATGAAAATATTAAGGGTGTAATGTCTACAAAAGGGATGCTGTAG
- the hisC gene encoding histidinol-phosphate transaminase, which yields MGKLNISEKLIKIKPYVVDKTNYSVRLDANESFLAFPEELKTDLWKALNNVMFNRYPDTDSTELCMLYGRYCGIDPKYILAGNGSDEIIQILINGFLDCGDAVLTLKPDFSMYKFFASLMGAYVLEYDLGEELEFKIEDFVRLAKDEDVKLIIFSAPNNPTGRTISREEILYIVDKVDALVVVDEAYFEFCGETVIDCITEFENLAVMRTCSKAMSLAAARVGFIIAGEKIIENFKKVKTPFNVNALSQAAAAVILRHPELIKSNVEKIISERDYLYERLVELQKRVGREKFQIYPTKSNFVYIKSSEAKKIYESLKEKAIGIRFFGKNLRINAGSREENDALLAALEEIL from the coding sequence ATGGGGAAGCTTAATATAAGTGAAAAGTTGATCAAGATCAAACCCTATGTGGTAGATAAAACCAACTATAGTGTAAGGTTAGATGCAAATGAAAGCTTTTTAGCTTTTCCGGAAGAGCTTAAGACAGACCTGTGGAAAGCACTTAATAATGTAATGTTTAACAGGTACCCCGATACGGATTCTACAGAATTATGTATGCTCTATGGTCGGTATTGCGGCATAGATCCTAAATATATTTTGGCGGGCAATGGCTCTGATGAGATCATACAAATACTGATCAATGGATTTTTGGATTGTGGAGATGCAGTACTTACCTTAAAGCCTGATTTCTCAATGTACAAGTTTTTTGCCTCCTTAATGGGGGCTTATGTACTAGAGTATGACTTGGGAGAGGAACTGGAATTTAAGATAGAGGACTTTGTTAGGCTGGCTAAGGACGAAGATGTAAAGCTGATAATATTCTCTGCTCCCAACAACCCTACGGGTAGAACTATTTCGCGGGAAGAAATTCTTTATATAGTAGATAAGGTTGATGCTTTAGTAGTAGTGGATGAAGCATATTTTGAATTCTGCGGAGAGACTGTAATAGACTGCATAACTGAGTTCGAAAATCTAGCAGTGATGAGAACTTGTTCAAAAGCTATGTCCTTGGCGGCGGCAAGAGTAGGGTTTATTATTGCTGGTGAAAAAATCATTGAAAACTTCAAAAAGGTCAAGACACCTTTTAATGTGAATGCCTTGTCCCAGGCAGCTGCTGCAGTTATACTGAGGCATCCGGAGCTTATTAAAAGTAATGTGGAGAAGATTATATCTGAAAGAGATTATCTGTATGAAAGGTTAGTAGAATTACAGAAGAGAGTAGGCCGTGAGAAGTTTCAGATATATCCCACAAAATCAAACTTTGTATATATAAAATCCTCAGAGGCAAAGAAAATATATGAGAGCCTTAAGGAGAAGGCTATAGGAATACGCTTTTTTGGCAAAAACTTAAGGATAAATGCCGGTTCAAGAGAAGAAAATGATGCTCTGCTAGCTGCACTGGAGGAAATATTATGA
- the hisD gene encoding histidinol dehydrogenase has translation MIEIIKSDGNIEKQCIENLKNRSEEIQQEVYRVVESILRDVKKIGDKALTDYTLKFDGVSIKDFLVSQKEINEALETVDKEFLAALNTAKENIWFYHEKQKQGSWITAKEDGVLLGQNVRALKTVGLYVPGGTAAYPSSVLMNVIPAKVAGVQNIVMVTPPSRDGKVNANILAAAKIAGADKIYKIGGAQAIGALAYGTETIPRVDKIVGPGNIYVATAKKSVYGYVDIDMIAGPSEILIVADKDANPKFVAADLMSQAEHDVLSSAILVTDSLDLAYKVRDELNRQIKTMSRREIIESSIEDYGAIIVTDSLKASIEIANELAPEHLELMVQEPMKYLGQIENAGSIFLGQYAPEPLGDYIAGPNHVLPTSGTARFFSPLSVDSFIKKSSFLYYTQEALKKVCNEAIKLAEVEGLTAHANSIKVRLK, from the coding sequence ATGATTGAAATTATAAAGTCTGATGGAAATATAGAAAAGCAATGTATAGAGAATTTGAAAAACAGAAGTGAAGAAATTCAGCAGGAAGTATACAGAGTTGTGGAATCAATTCTAAGAGATGTAAAAAAAATTGGGGATAAAGCACTGACGGATTACACACTTAAATTTGATGGGGTAAGTATTAAGGATTTTTTAGTGAGCCAAAAAGAGATCAATGAAGCTTTGGAAACAGTGGACAAGGAGTTCCTGGCAGCTTTGAACACTGCTAAAGAAAATATATGGTTCTATCATGAAAAGCAAAAACAGGGCTCTTGGATTACGGCTAAGGAAGACGGAGTGCTTTTAGGACAAAACGTCAGGGCACTTAAAACTGTAGGACTCTATGTACCGGGAGGCACAGCGGCTTATCCATCCTCTGTATTGATGAATGTAATACCTGCTAAGGTTGCAGGAGTACAAAATATTGTCATGGTAACCCCCCCTTCAAGAGACGGAAAGGTCAATGCCAACATTCTGGCTGCAGCAAAAATTGCCGGCGCGGATAAGATCTATAAAATTGGTGGGGCTCAGGCTATAGGGGCTCTGGCTTATGGTACGGAAACTATACCAAGAGTGGACAAAATTGTTGGGCCGGGTAATATTTATGTGGCCACTGCAAAGAAAAGTGTCTATGGATATGTAGATATTGATATGATTGCCGGCCCAAGTGAAATTCTCATAGTAGCAGACAAGGATGCCAATCCTAAATTTGTGGCTGCAGACTTGATGTCCCAAGCTGAACACGATGTACTGTCTTCAGCAATACTGGTTACTGATTCCCTAGACTTGGCCTACAAGGTTAGGGATGAATTAAATAGACAGATAAAAACTATGAGCAGGAGAGAAATCATTGAAAGTTCCATTGAAGACTATGGTGCTATCATAGTTACTGACAGCTTAAAGGCATCCATTGAAATAGCTAACGAATTGGCACCGGAACACCTGGAACTTATGGTACAAGAGCCAATGAAGTATCTAGGTCAAATTGAAAATGCAGGATCAATATTTTTAGGACAGTATGCGCCGGAACCTCTGGGAGACTATATAGCAGGTCCTAATCATGTGCTGCCAACCAGTGGTACCGCAAGATTTTTCTCACCTCTTTCAGTAGATAGTTTTATAAAAAAATCCAGCTTCCTATATTACACCCAGGAAGCATTGAAGAAAGTGTGCAATGAAGCAATTAAGCTGGCAGAAGTAGAGGGCCTGACTGCCCATGCCAATTCTATCAAAGTGAGGCTAAAGTGA
- the hisG gene encoding ATP phosphoribosyltransferase yields MKNLKIALTKGRLETGAVEIFEGAGIDCSELKHKGRRLVFHQGQNNLDFFLAKANDVITYVEHGVADIGIVGKDTLMEAGKNYYEVVDLKIGKCKFIVASKKGINLYSGYNQKKIATKYPEVARKYFAEKGLDVEIIKIEGSVELAPILGLADAIVDIMETGTTLKENGLVVLEEICDISARIIVNVASLKMKKEEIEALINRIQDYVERQKQ; encoded by the coding sequence ATGAAAAATTTAAAGATTGCTTTAACTAAAGGAAGATTGGAAACCGGTGCTGTTGAGATATTTGAGGGGGCAGGTATTGACTGCAGCGAGCTTAAGCACAAGGGCAGAAGACTTGTATTTCATCAAGGACAAAATAACCTGGATTTTTTCTTGGCAAAGGCCAATGATGTGATTACCTATGTTGAACATGGGGTGGCTGATATAGGAATTGTAGGTAAGGACACATTGATGGAGGCCGGGAAAAACTATTACGAAGTAGTAGATTTAAAAATAGGTAAATGTAAATTCATAGTTGCGTCTAAGAAGGGCATAAACCTATACAGTGGTTATAATCAAAAGAAAATTGCTACAAAGTATCCGGAAGTGGCCCGCAAATATTTTGCTGAGAAGGGACTGGATGTAGAGATAATTAAGATTGAGGGTTCAGTAGAACTTGCGCCTATCCTTGGTTTGGCAGATGCCATAGTAGATATTATGGAAACCGGTACTACCCTAAAGGAGAATGGATTGGTAGTGTTGGAGGAAATATGTGATATAAGCGCAAGGATTATAGTCAATGTAGCAAGTCTAAAGATGAAAAAGGAGGAGATAGAAGCACTGATAAATAGGATACAGGATTACGTAGAAAGACAAAAGCAATAG